In Halorubrum trapanicum, a single genomic region encodes these proteins:
- a CDS encoding permease has translation MQATIIDGVLESLRIGVGFLWTAAWAIIMGLTITSLVQVYVSKERMAQVLGEGDLTGLTKATVFGAASSGCSFGAVAIGKGLFKKGAHAVNFLAFMFASTNLIVELGLMILILLGWEFLVAELLGGLILIAVMAAIVHLTLPENLFNEVREKLNERDRQAGVTEDPTCGMEGKDEYTLTTDGGETLKFCSEGCMETYRQETSSSGGWRDELLSWGGWYKVGNQYRKEWSMIWKDIVAGFLISGFVIVFVPQWVWNTLFIQGDGLLVTAENAVMGVIIAVLSFVGSMGNVPFAVALWGGGVSFAGIIAFVYADLITVPVLNVYRKYYGWKIMLYILGVFFVTMAFTGFLMELLFDALGIVPDLAGGETATEQTYFELNYTFYLNIIAFALSGFLLYVYRRGIGAPGQYRDPVCGMRTDDEGPSASNDGMTYYFCSKTCKRAFEEEPTEFADQSPQITNHDHDH, from the coding sequence ATGCAGGCGACGATAATCGACGGAGTTCTTGAATCCCTTCGTATCGGTGTCGGATTTCTCTGGACGGCGGCGTGGGCGATCATCATGGGCCTCACGATTACGAGTCTGGTCCAGGTCTACGTCTCGAAGGAGCGGATGGCACAGGTGCTGGGTGAGGGCGATCTAACTGGACTTACCAAGGCGACTGTGTTCGGAGCAGCAAGCAGTGGCTGTAGTTTCGGCGCCGTCGCCATCGGGAAGGGCCTGTTCAAGAAGGGGGCGCACGCGGTGAACTTCCTCGCGTTCATGTTCGCGTCGACGAACCTCATCGTCGAACTAGGGCTGATGATTCTCATCCTGCTTGGCTGGGAGTTCCTCGTCGCGGAACTGCTCGGCGGCCTGATTCTCATCGCCGTCATGGCCGCCATCGTCCACCTTACGCTTCCCGAAAACCTGTTTAACGAAGTCCGCGAGAAGCTCAACGAGCGCGACCGCCAGGCGGGCGTCACGGAAGATCCCACCTGCGGGATGGAGGGGAAAGACGAGTACACGCTCACGACCGACGGCGGTGAGACGCTCAAATTCTGCTCGGAGGGCTGTATGGAGACCTATCGCCAGGAGACGTCGAGTAGCGGCGGGTGGCGTGACGAGTTGCTGTCGTGGGGTGGCTGGTACAAGGTCGGGAATCAGTACCGCAAGGAGTGGTCGATGATCTGGAAAGACATCGTCGCCGGCTTCCTTATTTCTGGGTTCGTCATCGTCTTCGTCCCGCAGTGGGTGTGGAACACGCTGTTCATTCAGGGCGACGGCCTGCTCGTGACTGCCGAGAACGCCGTCATGGGCGTCATCATCGCCGTCCTCAGTTTCGTCGGCAGTATGGGCAACGTCCCGTTCGCCGTCGCGCTGTGGGGCGGTGGCGTCAGCTTCGCCGGGATCATCGCGTTCGTCTACGCCGACCTCATCACCGTGCCCGTCCTGAACGTCTACCGGAAGTACTACGGCTGGAAGATCATGCTGTACATCCTTGGCGTCTTCTTCGTGACGATGGCGTTCACTGGCTTCCTCATGGAGTTGCTGTTCGACGCCCTCGGCATCGTACCAGATCTGGCCGGTGGCGAGACGGCGACCGAACAGACGTACTTCGAGCTCAACTACACGTTCTACCTCAATATTATCGCCTTCGCGCTCTCCGGGTTCCTCCTGTATGTCTACCGACGTGGAATCGGCGCACCAGGTCAGTATCGTGATCCGGTGTGTGGCATGCGGACCGACGATGAGGGGCCGAGTGCGTCCAATGATGGGATGACGTACTATTTTTGCTCGAAGACCTGTAAGCGGGCATTCGAGGAAGAGCCCACGGAATTTGCTGATCAAAGCCCGCAGATAACAAACCACGATCACGATCACTGA
- a CDS encoding MarR family transcriptional regulator, whose amino-acid sequence MNQRPADTVVGVLLGFVLLAGGLLSWRAYQQRRAIEQSMGPMMDSSMGAIHGPDPLWYVVGTLLVAGSIGGIYYVVRGNLIDSTTDSADHIDPDQVSEATPTSIDDDASPATPINPESDPQARVLDLLPDDERRVLEPVLNSPGITQIELRDRSEFSKSKVSQTVSSLEERGLLYRERQGRTYRVYPSDDLQN is encoded by the coding sequence ATGAACCAACGTCCAGCGGATACCGTCGTTGGTGTGCTCCTTGGGTTCGTCCTCTTGGCTGGCGGACTACTCAGTTGGCGGGCCTATCAACAGCGTCGCGCTATCGAGCAGTCGATGGGGCCGATGATGGACTCGTCTATGGGGGCGATTCACGGTCCAGATCCTCTCTGGTACGTGGTTGGAACCCTTCTGGTCGCAGGCAGTATCGGTGGCATCTATTACGTGGTTCGAGGGAATCTCATCGATTCGACAACCGACTCAGCGGATCACATCGACCCCGATCAGGTATCGGAGGCAACGCCTACATCGATAGACGATGACGCCTCGCCGGCGACGCCTATCAATCCTGAATCGGATCCGCAAGCGCGCGTTCTCGATCTCTTACCGGATGATGAACGACGCGTCCTTGAACCCGTCCTGAACTCGCCTGGAATCACGCAGATCGAACTTCGGGATCGATCTGAGTTCTCAAAGAGTAAAGTGAGCCAGACCGTGAGTTCACTCGAGGAGCGCGGGCTGCTGTATCGGGAACGACAGGGTCGAACCTACCGCGTGTATCCGAGTGATGACCTGCAGAACTAA
- a CDS encoding SHOCT domain-containing protein: MTHYTNTLGRTTRRIAILAVPLLIVATGTAAAHGGGGYGGGMMGSGGWGVFSGGMGLWSFLWMGLLIVVPLYLVYSLLNRDSERSDSRPLSVLRERYARGELSDEEFERRRKQLE; the protein is encoded by the coding sequence ATGACACACTACACCAACACTCTCGGGCGGACGACTCGTCGAATCGCAATACTAGCGGTTCCGCTGTTGATTGTAGCAACGGGCACCGCAGCGGCTCACGGTGGTGGAGGCTACGGCGGCGGTATGATGGGTAGCGGCGGTTGGGGGGTCTTCAGCGGTGGAATGGGCCTCTGGAGCTTCCTTTGGATGGGGCTCCTAATCGTCGTCCCGCTCTATCTCGTCTACTCACTCCTCAACAGAGATTCTGAGAGGAGTGATAGTCGGCCGCTTTCGGTTCTTCGTGAGCGTTACGCTCGCGGTGAACTCTCCGATGAAGAGTTCGAACGTCGACGAAAGCAACTCGAGTAG
- a CDS encoding DUF302 domain-containing protein — protein MSYTIQTKIDGEFDDVVDATNAALKDEGFGVLCDIDIQATLKEKLGEEFRQYRILGACNPPLAYEGLSVETELGALLPCNVIVYENDDGVIVVSAVDPEQLVGIADNDALDSVATEVSERFDRVLAAVTDEFGSASEA, from the coding sequence ATGAGTTACACAATACAAACCAAGATTGATGGAGAGTTCGACGATGTCGTCGACGCAACGAATGCCGCGCTCAAAGACGAGGGATTCGGTGTTCTCTGTGACATCGACATTCAGGCGACGCTCAAGGAGAAACTCGGTGAGGAGTTCCGCCAGTATCGCATCCTCGGTGCGTGCAATCCTCCGCTGGCATACGAAGGGTTGAGTGTAGAAACTGAACTCGGTGCGCTCTTGCCCTGTAACGTCATCGTCTACGAGAACGATGACGGCGTCATCGTGGTGAGTGCGGTCGACCCGGAACAGTTAGTCGGGATCGCTGATAACGACGCGCTTGACTCCGTCGCGACCGAGGTCAGCGAACGATTCGACCGCGTACTGGCAGCCGTAACTGACGAGTTCGGATCCGCATCGGAGGCCTGA
- a CDS encoding SHOCT domain-containing protein, producing MASSDQLDTTTILLIVLGAFILLPLLTMGMGFGGMMGYGGMMGQYGTTGGWWPLIGMLVPVIFLLALLGGGYLIFRRMSETQTSHNPAMEELRLAYARGDLTDEEFEARREKLEQSE from the coding sequence ATGGCATCATCGGATCAACTGGATACGACGACGATACTGCTCATCGTCCTCGGAGCGTTCATCCTCCTTCCCTTGCTCACAATGGGTATGGGGTTCGGTGGGATGATGGGATACGGAGGAATGATGGGCCAGTACGGTACCACAGGTGGTTGGTGGCCCCTCATCGGGATGCTCGTCCCGGTCATCTTCCTCCTTGCGCTTCTGGGCGGTGGATATCTCATCTTCCGGCGGATGAGCGAGACACAGACGTCTCATAATCCCGCGATGGAAGAGTTACGTCTGGCGTACGCTCGTGGCGATCTCACGGACGAAGAGTTCGAAGCCCGACGAGAAAAGCTCGAACAATCAGAGTGA
- a CDS encoding plastocyanin/azurin family copper-binding protein codes for MGTNDKFGVSHVRSLRTSIARSYPPKNDPDNMTHHSRRQFLGIVGASAVASTGFAQSANAQETPIVEMGNNYFDPIGLRVDPGTTVQFELAAGAHSATAYADRIPEGASAFDSGTISDGSFEYTFETPGTYDYYCIPHKSIGMVGRIVVGSPGGPAEEDSIPDGEVPSSEAIVDQGTVAYGSSSDGSGNTGGGMMGRGGSGMMSGRNGGGVGGLPAVGGVLGMLGVLGGGLYWLGNQKSPQSTTDDSARKTLQNRYARGEIDEEEYRRRRERLDATDEDISN; via the coding sequence ATGGGAACAAACGACAAGTTCGGAGTGAGTCACGTCCGAAGTCTTCGCACCAGTATCGCGCGTAGCTACCCACCGAAGAATGATCCAGACAACATGACACATCACAGCCGACGTCAATTCTTAGGCATTGTCGGTGCCAGCGCAGTCGCCAGCACCGGCTTTGCTCAGTCAGCGAACGCACAGGAGACGCCCATCGTGGAGATGGGAAACAATTACTTCGACCCAATCGGCCTACGTGTTGATCCCGGGACAACCGTTCAATTTGAACTCGCAGCGGGGGCACATTCCGCTACGGCGTACGCAGATCGTATTCCGGAGGGCGCTTCCGCCTTCGATAGTGGGACGATCTCAGACGGGAGCTTCGAATATACGTTCGAAACGCCAGGGACGTATGATTACTACTGCATCCCGCACAAGTCGATTGGGATGGTCGGACGGATCGTAGTTGGCAGTCCTGGCGGACCGGCAGAGGAGGATTCAATCCCGGATGGAGAGGTCCCATCGAGTGAGGCGATTGTTGACCAGGGTACAGTCGCCTACGGCTCAAGCAGCGATGGAAGCGGGAATACTGGGGGTGGAATGATGGGACGAGGTGGTTCTGGAATGATGAGTGGCCGCAACGGAGGTGGAGTTGGAGGGCTACCAGCTGTTGGTGGCGTACTCGGAATGCTGGGCGTTCTCGGTGGCGGGCTCTACTGGCTTGGAAACCAAAAATCTCCTCAATCGACTACCGACGACTCAGCCAGAAAAACGCTCCAGAACCGCTATGCCAGGGGCGAAATTGACGAGGAGGAGTATAGACGTCGCCGTGAGCGATTAGATGCTACTGATGAGGACATCTCCAACTGA
- a CDS encoding DoxX family protein encodes MKYAMSTQSIRTRFLGTETSFSVSGAWLSYWILLLRLTAGWWMLHAGLDKIWAWPFDASWFVGGAAQGTILAPFVTPFSDGILLAFVNVAVPLGQTAIGFGLILGVLTRTAAFFGAFMMLFFYFINGYGGGWANGMVTGELLGIMVFGTIVALGAGGVLAVDNRLREMELFENTRLRKLLG; translated from the coding sequence GTGAAGTATGCCATGTCAACACAATCCATTCGAACGAGATTTCTCGGAACTGAGACGTCGTTCTCGGTCTCAGGAGCCTGGTTGTCGTATTGGATCCTGCTGCTTCGGCTGACCGCCGGGTGGTGGATGCTCCACGCCGGCCTTGACAAGATCTGGGCGTGGCCCTTCGACGCCAGCTGGTTCGTCGGCGGAGCCGCTCAGGGCACGATTCTCGCCCCCTTCGTCACGCCGTTCAGCGACGGCATCCTGTTGGCGTTCGTCAACGTGGCGGTACCGCTTGGGCAAACCGCCATCGGTTTCGGGCTGATACTCGGTGTCCTCACGAGGACCGCCGCCTTCTTTGGTGCCTTCATGATGCTGTTCTTCTACTTCATCAACGGCTACGGTGGCGGCTGGGCCAACGGTATGGTCACGGGTGAACTACTTGGGATCATGGTCTTCGGAACCATTGTGGCACTCGGAGCGGGCGGCGTCCTGGCAGTCGATAACCGCCTGCGTGAGATGGAACTGTTCGAGAACACGCGATTACGGAAACTCCTCGGGTGA
- a CDS encoding IS4-like element ISH8B family transposase: protein MRRLTTLFPSEFLEEHAEELGVVERDRKLQIPVFVWAFVFGFAAGERRTLAGFRRSYNSTADEPISPGGFYQRLTPTLAEYFRDLVEHGLDEVAVPDTVDVDIDRFSDVMIADGTVLRLHEFLADQFEARHEEQAGAKLHLLHNATEQTIERIDVTDEKAHDSTLFKTGSWLENRLVLFDLAYFKYRRFARIDENGGSFVSRLKQNANPVITDELREWRGRAIPLEGKQLRDVLDDLDRTYIDVEVEVEFKRGPYNGTRSLDTKRFRVVGVRDEDADDYHLYVTNLSREEFFPADLAQIYRCRWEVELLFRELKTQYDLDEFDTSNEHVVKILLYAALLSLLVSRDLLDLVTEQADDELVFPPERWAATFRSHAQLILHELGEHLGYSPPPLLERLIEDAQKIHKQRPILQETLATATQPRCES, encoded by the coding sequence ATGCGTCGGCTCACTACACTGTTTCCCTCCGAGTTCCTCGAAGAGCACGCCGAGGAACTCGGCGTGGTCGAACGCGACCGCAAGCTCCAGATTCCCGTCTTCGTCTGGGCATTCGTGTTCGGCTTCGCCGCAGGCGAACGCCGAACACTCGCAGGGTTTCGACGCAGCTACAACTCCACAGCTGACGAGCCGATCTCACCGGGTGGGTTCTATCAGCGGTTGACGCCGACGCTCGCGGAGTACTTCCGCGACCTCGTCGAGCACGGTCTCGACGAGGTCGCTGTTCCCGACACTGTTGACGTTGACATCGACCGATTCAGTGATGTAATGATCGCTGATGGAACGGTGTTGCGGTTACACGAGTTTCTCGCTGATCAGTTCGAAGCCCGCCACGAGGAGCAGGCTGGAGCGAAGCTCCACCTGCTCCACAATGCCACTGAACAGACGATTGAACGGATCGACGTTACCGACGAGAAAGCACACGACAGCACGCTGTTCAAGACAGGGTCGTGGCTTGAGAACCGCCTCGTATTGTTCGACCTCGCGTACTTCAAGTACCGACGGTTTGCGCGGATCGACGAGAACGGCGGCTCCTTCGTGAGCCGGCTGAAACAGAACGCGAATCCGGTGATTACGGATGAATTACGGGAATGGCGCGGCCGCGCCATTCCCTTGGAGGGCAAGCAACTCCGTGATGTGCTCGACGATCTCGACCGGACGTACATCGATGTGGAAGTCGAAGTCGAGTTCAAGCGCGGGCCGTACAACGGGACGCGGTCGCTGGATACGAAGCGGTTCCGCGTCGTCGGCGTCCGCGACGAGGACGCCGACGACTACCATCTATACGTGACAAATCTGTCGCGAGAGGAGTTCTTTCCGGCGGATTTAGCGCAGATCTACCGGTGTCGGTGGGAAGTGGAGTTGCTGTTCCGTGAGTTGAAGACGCAGTACGACCTGGACGAGTTCGACACGAGCAACGAGCACGTGGTGAAGATCTTGCTGTACGCAGCGTTGCTGTCACTGCTTGTGAGCCGTGATCTGTTGGATCTGGTCACCGAGCAGGCGGATGATGAGCTCGTGTTTCCACCGGAACGCTGGGCGGCGACCTTCCGGTCGCACGCCCAGCTCATCCTCCACGAACTCGGTGAGCACCTCGGTTATTCGCCACCGCCGCTGTTGGAGCGGCTGATCGAGGACGCACAGAAGATCCACAAGCAACGACCGATCTTACAAGAGACGCTCGCTACCGCTACACAACCGAGGTGTGAGTCTTAA
- the fni gene encoding type 2 isopentenyl-diphosphate Delta-isomerase, protein MTAQDSSETEDRKDDHLQIVQERDVETTGTGFDDVRLIHNALPELDYDAIDPSIDFLGHDLSAPIFIESMTGGHQNTTEINRALARAASETGIAMGLGSQRAGLELDDERVLESYTVVRDAAPDAFIYGNLGAAQLREYDIEMVEQAVKMINADALAVHLNFLQEATQPEGDVDGRNCVAAVERVSEALSVPIIVKETGNGISGETARELTAAGVDAIDVAGKGGTTWSGIEAYRAAAANAPRQQRIGTLFREWGIPTAASTIECVAEHDCVIASGGVRTGLDVAKAIALGAHAGGLAKPFLKPATDGPDAVIERVKDLIAELRTAMFVTGSGSIDELQQVEYVLHGETREYVEQRTSSE, encoded by the coding sequence ATGACGGCGCAGGACTCCTCGGAGACTGAAGACCGAAAAGACGACCACCTTCAAATCGTTCAGGAGCGGGACGTCGAAACGACAGGGACGGGCTTTGACGACGTCCGACTCATCCATAACGCGCTTCCGGAACTCGATTACGACGCGATCGACCCCTCCATCGACTTTCTGGGTCACGACCTATCTGCCCCAATCTTCATCGAGAGCATGACTGGCGGGCACCAGAACACGACGGAGATTAATCGGGCGCTGGCCCGGGCCGCCAGCGAGACCGGTATCGCCATGGGTCTCGGTAGCCAGCGAGCAGGCCTCGAACTCGACGACGAACGCGTCCTTGAATCGTACACGGTCGTCCGCGATGCTGCACCCGATGCGTTCATCTACGGGAACCTCGGCGCTGCACAGCTTCGAGAGTACGACATCGAGATGGTCGAGCAGGCAGTCAAGATGATTAACGCCGACGCGCTCGCGGTCCACCTGAACTTCCTCCAGGAAGCCACTCAACCTGAAGGCGATGTCGATGGGCGGAACTGTGTAGCTGCGGTTGAACGAGTGTCCGAGGCACTCTCGGTGCCGATTATCGTCAAGGAAACGGGCAACGGAATTTCCGGGGAGACTGCCCGAGAGCTGACTGCGGCAGGCGTTGACGCGATTGACGTCGCTGGAAAAGGTGGGACGACTTGGTCCGGGATCGAGGCCTATCGCGCAGCAGCCGCGAACGCGCCGCGACAGCAACGAATCGGCACCCTGTTCCGAGAATGGGGCATCCCAACCGCTGCAAGCACGATCGAGTGTGTTGCCGAACACGACTGCGTAATTGCGAGTGGTGGTGTACGAACGGGATTGGACGTGGCAAAAGCGATTGCCCTGGGTGCCCACGCCGGCGGGTTGGCGAAACCGTTCCTGAAACCAGCTACAGACGGGCCAGACGCTGTCATCGAACGAGTCAAGGACCTGATCGCCGAGCTGCGGACAGCGATGTTCGTCACCGGCTCGGGGTCGATCGACGAGCTTCAGCAGGTGGAATACGTGTTGCACGGAGAGACGCGCGAGTACGTGGAACAACGAACCAGTAGCGAGTAA
- a CDS encoding NAD(P)/FAD-dependent oxidoreductase has translation MAGLAAAAGFDDAGFVVELYERQSYDSKGVNCGEAMTAVSKIPLEPTVENGFLNPLPAMEVEVYDGIDADRHRTGAGTFPAADTYITDRNVVEQSWAEQLSEKGVDIHENQSITRTDFHEFTDEYDLVVDATGQPSLSSKALGTTNEYSGYMVALNSDVEGDFTELYPNSRIILENYTGYSWAFPKTSQRANVGIGWTVSDRPNDYMKALREACERNGWPVPSQERTNVAIIPEGPSLDPDRTHLPEHSVVRVGDAAGIANRLTGKGISQAVESGFLAAELANRSQLRNYPDRLYQRMKTEYIFATVVRYFLETRNPKVLGAAIRAAAGIDIEDVDRSPSAVLLRLLRHPVLFARIFSRRRVLNRVYGGMTNQWELID, from the coding sequence ATGGCCGGGCTTGCAGCAGCTGCTGGATTCGACGACGCTGGATTCGTCGTCGAACTATATGAGCGGCAGTCCTACGATAGCAAAGGCGTTAATTGCGGAGAAGCGATGACAGCGGTATCGAAGATCCCACTCGAACCGACTGTAGAGAACGGCTTTCTCAACCCGCTGCCAGCGATGGAAGTGGAGGTGTATGACGGAATCGACGCCGATCGCCACCGCACTGGAGCCGGCACCTTTCCTGCTGCGGATACATATATAACGGACCGAAATGTCGTTGAGCAGTCCTGGGCAGAACAACTCTCAGAGAAGGGTGTTGACATCCACGAAAACCAGTCTATCACACGGACAGATTTCCACGAGTTCACCGATGAGTATGATCTCGTCGTTGATGCAACCGGTCAGCCATCACTCTCTAGTAAAGCGCTCGGAACAACCAACGAGTATTCAGGATATATGGTAGCGCTTAACAGTGATGTCGAAGGGGACTTCACCGAGTTGTACCCGAACAGCCGGATAATTCTGGAGAACTATACAGGGTACTCGTGGGCATTCCCGAAGACATCGCAACGAGCCAACGTTGGTATCGGCTGGACGGTCAGTGACCGGCCTAATGATTATATGAAGGCATTGAGGGAAGCCTGTGAGCGGAATGGGTGGCCAGTCCCGTCGCAGGAACGGACGAACGTCGCAATCATTCCCGAGGGACCAAGCCTTGATCCCGACAGAACCCATCTACCGGAGCATTCAGTCGTACGAGTGGGTGATGCTGCAGGTATAGCAAACCGACTCACCGGAAAGGGGATCTCACAGGCCGTTGAATCGGGATTCTTGGCCGCAGAGCTGGCTAACAGAAGCCAATTACGCAATTATCCTGATAGATTATATCAGAGGATGAAAACGGAGTACATTTTCGCCACAGTTGTGAGATACTTTCTTGAAACTCGTAATCCCAAGGTTCTGGGAGCAGCAATTCGTGCCGCTGCCGGGATCGATATTGAAGACGTTGACCGGTCTCCGAGTGCAGTTCTACTGCGTCTCCTCCGCCACCCTGTTTTATTTGCCCGTATTTTCTCGAGACGACGAGTTTTAAACCGTGTCTATGGAGGAATGACTAACCAGTGGGAGTTAATTGATTGA
- a CDS encoding DUF63 family protein — translation MSTVTRRVETVLPETGSREWWALYLLAPLVLLGGGILVFPTLVYDRFIWQYLWGPVVADAAGQPVTHEGIRAVQGYNAVNTVIYLAAVVYSLPGLRAYLDQLDVTFDARLAYGFAPIIIAGGAMRALEDLGLLGDYAVWFITPSIYIVVTAVTILALGVGALLRDQNIGSIPLTVGLVGSVWAVGAVWWAVWHGLSTSTPLRLWVPVATTGIALGVTALYYWGTSFANITHLRHPLILLAVFGQLWDAAQNLIGVTFLGYSPKLVVTNLVYQATGFSGSTFVLKLVVTVGIVWYLADAKEEMNHTWWWLMTFFIGAIGLPMGVRGSLRMLLGA, via the coding sequence GTGAGTACTGTCACCCGCCGCGTCGAGACTGTCCTTCCGGAGACCGGCTCACGCGAGTGGTGGGCGCTGTACCTGCTGGCCCCGCTCGTCCTTCTCGGTGGGGGCATCCTCGTGTTTCCGACGTTGGTCTACGACCGGTTCATCTGGCAGTATCTCTGGGGACCAGTCGTCGCCGATGCGGCCGGTCAGCCAGTCACGCACGAGGGGATTCGTGCTGTCCAGGGCTACAACGCGGTGAACACGGTAATCTACCTCGCGGCAGTCGTATACAGCCTCCCCGGACTACGTGCGTATCTCGACCAACTCGACGTCACGTTCGACGCACGACTGGCCTACGGGTTCGCTCCGATCATCATCGCAGGTGGGGCGATGCGCGCCCTCGAGGATCTCGGGCTGCTCGGGGACTACGCGGTGTGGTTCATCACGCCATCGATTTACATCGTCGTCACCGCTGTCACCATCCTCGCGCTCGGTGTCGGTGCACTCTTGCGTGACCAAAATATCGGATCTATCCCGCTAACAGTCGGGCTCGTCGGGTCGGTGTGGGCTGTCGGGGCCGTCTGGTGGGCTGTTTGGCACGGCCTCTCGACATCGACCCCACTCCGCCTATGGGTTCCTGTCGCGACGACGGGGATAGCGCTCGGCGTAACCGCACTCTACTACTGGGGCACGAGTTTCGCCAATATCACCCACCTTCGACACCCGCTAATTCTGCTGGCCGTTTTCGGCCAGTTGTGGGACGCTGCGCAGAATCTCATCGGTGTGACGTTCCTCGGCTACTCCCCAAAGCTGGTCGTGACGAATCTCGTGTACCAGGCGACTGGATTCTCCGGATCGACGTTCGTGCTGAAACTCGTCGTGACTGTCGGCATCGTGTGGTATCTCGCCGATGCGAAAGAGGAGATGAATCACACGTGGTGGTGGCTTATGACGTTCTTCATCGGAGCGATCGGACTCCCGATGGGCGTTCGTGGGTCACTTCGGATGCTGTTGGGAGCTTAA